The Zerene cesonia ecotype Mississippi chromosome 14, Zerene_cesonia_1.1, whole genome shotgun sequence genome window below encodes:
- the LOC119831726 gene encoding allergen Tha p 1-like produces MKYIIALCVVALAAVSNARPDTYTNKYDGIDLQEILNNRRLLVPYVKCALEQGKCSPEGKELRSHIKEALENYCGNCTEAQKSGTRLAITHLINNESEFWNQLVDKYDPTRKYVMKYESELKSIKA; encoded by the exons ATGAAGTACATTATAGCATTGTGTGTTGTTGCTCTTGCGGCTGTTTCAAACGCGCGGCCCGAcacttatacaaataaatatgacgGTATTGATTTACAAGAAATCTTGAATAACCGACGGTTACTGGTACCTTATGTGAAATGTGCATTGGAACAAGGGAAATGCTCGCCAGAAGGGAAAGAATTGCGGT CGCATATTAAGGAAGCTCTTGAGAACTATTGCGGCAATTGTACGGAGGCACAGAAGAGCGGAACTCGGTTAGCGATCACTCATCTCATAAACAACGAATCAGAATTCTGGAACCAACTGGTGGACAAGTATGACCCTACCAGAAAGTATGTTATGAAATACGAGAGTGAGTTGAAGTCAATTAAGGCTTAA
- the LOC119831727 gene encoding allergen Tha p 1-like translates to MKLTALLVLCIAAVVWSKSTYTDKYDNINVDEVLESERLLKGYVECLMDRSRCPPDAKTLKETLPDALENECNKCTAKQKTNADKVIKHLVNKRPELWKELATKYDPDNIYQERYKDKIDAAKKS, encoded by the coding sequence ATGAAGCTGACAGCACTACTCGTGTTATGTATAGCCGCCGTGGTGTGGTCCAAATCTACATACACCGATAAATATGATAACATAAACGTGGACGAGGTGCTAGAATCTGAACGGCTCTTAAAAGGCTATGTGGAGTGCCTCATGGACAGAAGCCGGTGTCCACCCGAcgcaaaaacattaaaagaaacattgCCTGACGCTTTGGAGAACGAATGTAACAAATGCACGGCGAAACAAAAAACCAATGCGGACAAAGTTATCAAACATTTAGTTAATAAGCGACCGGAATTATGGAAGGAGTTAGCCACTAAATATGACCCTGATAACATCTACCAAGAAAGATACAAGGACAAAATTGATGCTGCAAAGAAGAGTTGA
- the LOC119831920 gene encoding uncharacterized protein LOC119831920, which translates to MAGKFFVLCCLLVAVYAEEKYTDKYDNIDLQEIIDNRRLLVAYSNCLLDKGKCSPEGKELKDHVREALETGCSKCTETQEKGTYTMIEHLINKEKEIWEELTAKYDPEGKYKKKYEDRAQAKGLKLLTVQNMVILSYFKLPYHDGLLWRCDTVPEASGPIRVDARLPHKINYINPKMNSILLILFGLIAFAYTEQYTDRYDDMDIDEILQNRRLVTSYIKCLMDKGRCTPEGIELKVHIKDAMQTGCEKCTEKQKKNARKVVKFIRENENDAWKDLLKKYDPNDEYKEIYEAFLAKND; encoded by the exons ATGGCTGGGAAATTCTTTGTATTGTGCTGCCTGCTGGTAGCGGTGTACGCCGAAGAAAAATATACGGACAAATACGATAACATCGACCTACAAGAAATTATAGATAACAGGAGGTTGCTGGTAGCCTATAGTAACTGCCTTTTAGACAAGGGCAAGTGCAGTCCTGAAGGAAAGGAATTGAAAG ATCACGTCCGAGAGGCTCTGGAGACAGGATGCTCTAAATGTACTGAAACCCAGGAAAAAGGCACTTACACCATGATCGAGCACTTGATCAATAAGGAGAAGGAAATATGGGAGGAGCTGACAGCCAAATACGACCCTGAAGGCAAATACAAGAAGAAGTACGAGGATCGCGCCCAGGCTAAAGGTCTTAAGCT ACTCACCGTACAAAATATGGTAATACTCTCATACTTTAAACTACCATACCACGACGGTCTTTTGTGGAGGTGTGATACTGTCCCTGAAGCGAGTGGCCCAATACGTGTcgatgctcgactcccacataagatt AATTACATTAATCCTAAGATGAATAGCATCCTACTTATACTTTTTGGCCTGATTGCATTTGCATACACTGAACAATACACGGACAGGTATGATGATATGGACATTGATGAGATCTTGCAGAACAGAAGATTAGTGACttcatacataaaatgtttaatggaTAAAGGGAGGTGCACACCGGAAGGAATCGAATTAAAAG tacacATAAAAGATGCAATGCAAACGGGTTGTGAAAAGTGTACGGAAAAACAGAAGAAAAACGCAAGAAAAGTGGTCAAATTCATTCgcgaaaatgaaaatgatgcTTGGAAGGATCTGTTGAAAAAATACGACCCAAATGACGAGTATAAAGAAATTTACGAAGCTTTCCTTGCTAAAAATGATTGA
- the LOC119831919 gene encoding ejaculatory bulb-specific protein 3-like has translation MAESCFILLLSSTLILADFYSPRYDDFDIQPLLENNRILIGYTKCFLDQGPCTPEAKDFKKAIPESLETSCGKCSPKQKQLIRTVIRAIIDNHPDVWEQLVHKYDKDKKYRDTFNKFIESND, from the exons ATGGCTGAAAGTTGTTTCATCCTACTTCTATCTTCAACATTGATTCTAGCAGACTTCTATAGTCCTAGATATGATGATTTTGATATTCAACCTCTGCTAGAAAATAATCGGATATTGATAGGCTACACGAAGTGTTTTCTTGATCAGGGGCCTTGTACACCGGAGGCGaaagattttaaaa aaGCTATACCTGAATCTTTGGAGACATCTTGTGGAAAATGTTCACCAAAACAGAAGCAATTAATAAGAACAGTGATAAGAGCCATAATTGACAATCACCCTGACGTCTGGGAACAATTAGTGCATAAATATGataaggataaaaaatatagagatacttttaataaatttattgaatccAATGACTAA